One part of the Glycine soja cultivar W05 chromosome 11, ASM419377v2, whole genome shotgun sequence genome encodes these proteins:
- the LOC114373966 gene encoding uncharacterized protein LOC114373966 → MSPIGLSFLFLISLALLSIARGQERAPHGLVYESPVAFPPTAYDFFHPNAQKPENKDPCVASKCSPLPLVAQVDATQIYENKASTTQKGGKQIGGGGVAGIITDVALPVLLAMGIYYVKVTSQANMSRASNSVQSHAWCAFFNHIKISA, encoded by the coding sequence ATGAGTCCCATTGGCTTGtccttcctcttcctcatttcTTTAGCACTTCTCTCTATTGCCAGAGGCCAAGAAAGGGCACCTCACGGGCTTGTTTACGAGAGCCCTGTAGCTTTTCCACCAACAGCATATGACTTCTTTCATCCCAATGCTCAAAAGCCTGAGAACAAAGACCCGTGTGTTGCATCCAAATGTTCACCACTGCCTCTAGTAGCTCAAGTGGATGCCACTCAAATATATGAAAACAAAGCTTCAACAACGCAAAAAGGTGGGAAACAAATAGGAGGTGGGGGTGTAGCTGGCATTATCACTGATGTTGCTTTGCCTGTGCTTTTAGCTATGGGAATCTACTATGTAAAAGTCACTAGCCAAGCCAACATGAGTCGAGCCAGTAACAGTGTTCAATCTCATGCTTGGTGTGCTTTCTTTAATCACATCAAAATCTCAGCTTAG